A window of Mycolicibacterium madagascariense genomic DNA:
CGTGCCGCGCGACGGACGGATGCCGAAATCTCGTTCGAGGTGGCTGCGGTAGGGCAGGCCCGGACCGAGGAGCTGGCTTCCGGAGTGGTTCTCCCCGTGGTCGACGTGGTAGACCGCGCCGGCGAACGGCAGGGGCTGCAGACGACGCCCCCGGTCGGCCCACCACTCGTAGGCATACCGGTGCCCGCCCAGCACCCTCTCGGCGTAGTCGCGGAATGCGAGCGCGACCTCCTGCTGCGTCGCCGAGACCGTCAACGCCGACGGCACGCCGTACGCGTCGAACGGAACGACGTGCGAGCTGCCGCAGATGCGGTGCAGGTGCCTGCGGACGCCGTAGGCGTTGCGCCGCCGTGAATAGATCAGGCCGCGTTTCATGACCCATCCCGGCTGGCCCGGATGGGCGCGGGTGAATGCCGCCAGATCGCGGTGCACGAAGTCGTCGGCGTCGGCGAACATCACGTAGTCGGGGGCGAAGTCCCGCGCGGCGATGAGACCGATACCCAATTTGGTGCACTTGTCCCATACGGAGGGCAAACGGCCGGTGCACGGCCCATGAAGAGCCGACGGAGGCGGGAAGTCGACGTTGACGAAATGGGTTCGCCGCGGTAGCGGAAAAGCCGGTGCGCGATTGCCGACGACGATCGCGACGAAGTCCTCAGATGTTTGCCGGCTGATCGATGCCAAGGTGTCCTTCAGCAGCGACTCGACCTGGCCGTAGTCCGCGGAGTTGTGGGGATGTCGCAACGGCGTGATGAATGCGAGCGTCATTGTGCTTCCTCCCGGGTGAAGGTGAAACCCCTCAGATGCGCGCTACAGGTCGATTCGAGGCACCCGACGACGCTCCGTCTAGGTGTGAGATATAGCACGATTCAACGGCGGTGCAACTCAAATGCCGGGACGCATTTGAACCCGTCCGAATTCGCGATTCTTCGCAACAACGACGTGTTGCTGCCGGAGAAACAAATCCCATTCACTGAACGCACGATCGCGCGACGAATATCGACCTAGACGCCATTCCCGACGGCTGATCTTGAAACGATATTGGCGTCAAGGCAAAGGCGTGGAGCGCGGTGTCGCAAACTCGTGGAGGACGGCGATCGCAGTCCGCACGTGAACGGTGTTCGTGCGCTCGTCTGGGTCTCGGACCGGGCGGGTCAGCCGCCCCGTCGGCGACGTCCGTCGCGGTCGTCGAGGATCGAAACTCCCGGGATTCGTCGAAGAGTGCGCTGCCGACGGCGCACCACAGCGGGTGGCACGGCGGAGCGGTGCCGTGGCCGACGTCGCGCCGTGCCCTTTGCTAAACCCGACGGGAGGAGATCAGCGCCCCGGTGACCACGTGACCGTGAGGGACCGCTCGTCGCGGACCTCGACGTGGTTCCGTCAGGCGTCCATCCGGACGAACCCGCCCCGCTGGTACTGCTCGACGCAGGCTTGGCGGCGGATCTTGCCGCTCGTGGTGATCGGGATCGAACCCCGCGAGACCATCACCAGATCCGCGGCGCTGATCCCGTGGGCCTGCGAGATGGCGGCGATGACGTCGCGGCGGACCGACGACAGCTTCTCCTGCGTCTCCTCCGGGGTCGCCCGCTCCTTCATCTCGATGATGGCCACCAGTTGTTCGACGGCGTCCTCCTCGACGGAGATGGCCGCGACGCGACCGCCCGAGACCGCGCCGACGGTGGCCTCGATGTCATCGGGGTAGTGGTTGCGCCCGCGGACGATCAGGAGATCCTTGATGCGGCCGACGATGAACAGTTCACCGTCGGAGAAGAACCCCAGATCGCCTGTGCGAAGCCATCTTTCGGTTGGAATGTCATCGTCGGCGGTTGCGAGCACGCCGCGGAAGGTGCTCTCGGTCTCCTCGGGCTTGTTCCAGTAGCCCTCGCAGACGTTGTCGCCGTGCACCCAGATCTCGCCGATCGTCCCGGCGGGCGCCTCCTGGCTCGTGTCGTGATCGACGATGCGCACCAGTGGCGACTCGGGCATGCCGTAGCTGATGAGCGAAGTCCCCGTGGTGCTGCGCTTGGCCACGCCCGCGGTGATCTTCTCGGTGTCGAAGACGACGACCGACGGCGGTTCGCCGGCCTCGCGGGTCGCGACGAACAGCGTGGCCTCGGCCAGTCCGAACGACGGGCGGATCGCCTTGCCCTGAAAGTTGAACCGGGCCAGCCGCTGCGTGAAGCGCTTGACCGAAACGGGTTGCACGCGTTCGGCTCCGCAGATGATGGCCAGGATGTCACCGAGATCGATTCCCGCGAGGTCGTCGTCGCTGGAGCGCGCGGCCGCGAGGTCGAGGGCGAAGTTCGGGGCGGCGGTGAGGGCCTTCGTCCGCAGTCCCAGTTGCTGCAGCCACCTGGCCGGCCGCTGCAGGAAGGCGATCGGGCTCATCAGGACCGAATGCCAGCCGCCCAGGATGGGTGCGCAGATGCCGAGGATGAGCCCCATGTCGTGATAGAAGGGCAGCCACGACACCGTGGTCGTCCCGGGGGGCGCCACCTTGCCGTACTCGGTCAGCAGGGACGCGACCTGCTGTTCGAAGTTGGCGAAGAGGTTGCGCTGGGACACCATCACGCCGGCGGGGGTGCGGGTCGAGCCCGAGGTGTACTGCAGGTACGCGGTCTCCGGTGGGGTTTCGCGACGGGCCGTCGACCGGCGGCGGACGGTGAGGTCCAGCTCGTCGATGACGAGCACGGCGGGGGCGGCCTCACCCTCCTGCGCGGTCGCGTAGGGGGCGACGTCGGCTGCGGTGTTCGCGGTCGTCAGGACCACGGTGGGACGCGCG
This region includes:
- a CDS encoding glycosyltransferase family 2 protein; this encodes MTLAFITPLRHPHNSADYGQVESLLKDTLASISRQTSEDFVAIVVGNRAPAFPLPRRTHFVNVDFPPPSALHGPCTGRLPSVWDKCTKLGIGLIAARDFAPDYVMFADADDFVHRDLAAFTRAHPGQPGWVMKRGLIYSRRRNAYGVRRHLHRICGSSHVVPFDAYGVPSALTVSATQQEVALAFRDYAERVLGGHRYAYEWWADRGRRLQPLPFAGAVYHVDHGENHSGSQLLGPGLPYRSHLERDFGIRPSRGTASTLWCSVGPAAMKPDLRPRRPFFMRAKADTLESYSAGLQSV
- a CDS encoding AMP-binding protein is translated as MLDSSIPAILRERASLQPNDPAFTFIDYDVSWDGVEETLTWSQLQQRVVSLAAAIREHADIGDRAVILAPQSMSYILGFLASFEANVIAVPLSTPTTGAHDERVSAVLRDARPTVVLTTANTAADVAPYATAQEGEAAPAVLVIDELDLTVRRRSTARRETPPETAYLQYTSGSTRTPAGVMVSQRNLFANFEQQVASLLTEYGKVAPPGTTTVSWLPFYHDMGLILGICAPILGGWHSVLMSPIAFLQRPARWLQQLGLRTKALTAAPNFALDLAAARSSDDDLAGIDLGDILAIICGAERVQPVSVKRFTQRLARFNFQGKAIRPSFGLAEATLFVATREAGEPPSVVVFDTEKITAGVAKRSTTGTSLISYGMPESPLVRIVDHDTSQEAPAGTIGEIWVHGDNVCEGYWNKPEETESTFRGVLATADDDIPTERWLRTGDLGFFSDGELFIVGRIKDLLIVRGRNHYPDDIEATVGAVSGGRVAAISVEEDAVEQLVAIIEMKERATPEETQEKLSSVRRDVIAAISQAHGISAADLVMVSRGSIPITTSGKIRRQACVEQYQRGGFVRMDA